In Eretmochelys imbricata isolate rEreImb1 chromosome 18, rEreImb1.hap1, whole genome shotgun sequence, one genomic interval encodes:
- the SPSB1 gene encoding SPRY domain-containing SOCS box protein 1 — MGQKVTGGIKTVDMRDPAYRPLKQELQGLDYCKPTRLDLLLDMPPVSYEVQLLHSWNNDDRSLNVFVKEDDKLIFHRHPVAQSTDAIRGKVGYTRGLHVWQITWAMRQRGTHAVVGVATADAPLHSVGYTTLIGNNHESWGWDLGRNRLYHDGKNQPSKTYPAFLEPDETFIVPDSFLVVLDMDDGTLSFIVDGQYMGVAFRGLKGKKLYPVVSAVWGHCEIRMRYLNGLDPEPLPLMDLCRRSVRLALGKDRLSEIQVLPLPASLKSYLLYQ, encoded by the exons ATGGGTCAGAAGGTCACTGGCGGGATAAAGACTGTGGATATGAGAGACCCTGCATACAGGCCCCTCAAGCAGGAGCTCCAGGGGCTAGACTACTGCAAGCCCACACGCCTGGACTTGCTATTGGATATGCCTCCGGTCTCATACGAGGTCCAGCTACTGCACTCGTGGAACAACGATGACCGCTCGCTGAATGTCTTTGTGAAAGAGGACGACAAACTAATATTTCACCGGCATCCGGTGGCTCAGAGCACAGATGCCATCCGAGGCAAAGTTGGATATACAAGGGGACTGCATGTGTGGCAGATCACGTGGGCCATGAGGCAGCGGGGCACGCATGCTGTGGTAGGAGTGGCTACGGCAGACGCGCCCTTGCATTCTGTAGGGTACACGACCCTGATAGGAAATAACCATGAATCCTGGGGCTGGGACCTTGGGCGGAACAGACTATACCACGATGGCAAGAACCAGCCGAGTAAAACCTACCCTGCCTTCTTAGAACCGGATGAGACTTTCATTGTGCCGGACTCTTTCCTGGTGGTCCTGGACATGGATGATGGGACCTTGAGCTTCATTGTAGATGGGCAATACATGGGTGTTGCTTTTCGGGGACTTAAAGGGAAAAAACTGTATCCAGTTGTAAGCGCAGTGTGGGGGCACTGTGAAATACGCATGCGCTACTTGAACGGGCTTGATC CCGAACCGCTGCCTCTGATGGACCTGTGCCGGCGTTCTgtgcggctggctctgggcaaaGACCGACTGAGCGAGATCCAAGTGCTGCCACTGCCAGCATCCCTCAAGAGCTACCTTCTCTACCAGTGA